The following coding sequences lie in one Methylotenera versatilis 301 genomic window:
- the ispF gene encoding 2-C-methyl-D-erythritol 2,4-cyclodiphosphate synthase, with amino-acid sequence MRIGHGLDVHQLVLGRKCIIGGVEIPFDKGLDGHSDADVLLHAICDALLGAAGLGDIGKHFPPSDNKFKGIDSRELLRHVVALLKIKSYVVNNIDATVICEAPKLSPHTAQMCANITADCDVDVTQVNVKATTTEKLGFTGRGEGIAAEAVCTIVKN; translated from the coding sequence ATGCGTATCGGCCATGGGTTAGATGTACACCAACTAGTGCTAGGTAGAAAGTGCATTATTGGCGGGGTAGAGATTCCTTTTGATAAAGGCTTGGATGGGCATTCTGACGCAGATGTTTTGCTGCATGCAATATGCGATGCCTTGCTAGGCGCGGCTGGGCTGGGTGACATAGGTAAACACTTTCCACCGAGTGATAATAAGTTTAAAGGCATAGATTCAAGGGAATTATTGCGTCATGTCGTTGCCCTATTAAAAATTAAAAGCTATGTGGTGAATAATATTGATGCGACTGTGATTTGCGAAGCGCCAAAGTTATCACCACACACGGCACAAATGTGCGCCAATATTACTGCAGATTGCGATGTTGACGTGACACAAGTTAATGTTAAAGCCACCACTACAGAAAAACTAGGCTTCACTGGTCGCGGCGAAGGCATTGCGGCAGAGGCGGTTTGCACTATAGTTAAGAACTAA
- a CDS encoding SRPBCC family protein: MTGTVRLHRVLKAPPERVYRAFTTPDAMAKWIPPYGFTCKVHHMEARLGGTFKMSFTNFTTQHSLSFGGEYLELVPNELLKYTDKFDDPNLPGVMQVTVILKQTSCGTDLSVTQEGIPDLIPVEMCYLGWQESLAQLAMLVEPEIP; the protein is encoded by the coding sequence ATGACAGGCACTGTTCGTCTTCACCGAGTACTTAAAGCGCCACCTGAACGCGTATATCGAGCATTTACTACGCCTGATGCCATGGCCAAATGGATTCCTCCTTACGGCTTTACCTGCAAGGTTCACCACATGGAAGCTAGACTTGGCGGGACATTCAAAATGTCATTCACCAACTTCACAACGCAACACAGTCTTTCGTTTGGTGGTGAATATCTTGAGCTCGTACCAAACGAGCTTCTTAAATATACCGACAAGTTTGATGACCCAAATCTGCCGGGAGTCATGCAGGTTACAGTTATACTTAAGCAGACTTCCTGTGGCACCGACTTAAGTGTCACGCAAGAGGGGATTCCTGACTTGATTCCTGTAGAAATGTGTTATCTCGGCTGGCAGGAATCGCTTGCACAGCTGGCAATGCTAGTAGAGCCAGAAATTCCTTAG
- the ispD gene encoding 2-C-methyl-D-erythritol 4-phosphate cytidylyltransferase, translated as MARFHVIIPAAGNGSRMRADAPKQYLNLHGKTLIQHVIKVFDQSIRISTIHILINNEDVHWRSTYLHSSSKLQVHYCGADTRAGTVLNGLNAIQNQVEDDDWILVHDAARPGLSNLLLNQLINTLENDAVGGLLAMPLADTLKRAGDDQRVSATIPRNDLWQAQTPQMFRYVTLKKALAEFSGTPTDEAEAIEALGLKPKLVTGELRNLKVTYPQDLVVLTALLDSQSLT; from the coding sequence ATGGCGCGTTTTCATGTGATTATTCCTGCAGCTGGTAATGGCAGTCGCATGAGGGCAGATGCGCCTAAACAGTATTTAAATTTGCATGGCAAAACATTAATTCAGCATGTCATCAAAGTGTTTGATCAATCAATTAGAATCAGCACAATACATATTCTAATTAATAATGAAGATGTGCATTGGCGTAGTACTTATCTGCATTCCAGTAGCAAACTGCAAGTACATTATTGCGGCGCTGATACGCGCGCAGGTACAGTTTTGAATGGTTTAAACGCTATTCAGAACCAAGTTGAGGATGACGATTGGATTTTGGTACATGATGCAGCGCGACCAGGTTTAAGTAATCTTTTGCTAAATCAATTGATAAACACACTTGAAAATGATGCCGTAGGCGGCTTGTTAGCGATGCCTTTGGCGGACACCTTGAAGCGTGCAGGTGATGATCAGCGGGTTTCGGCGACTATTCCGCGCAATGATTTATGGCAGGCGCAAACACCACAAATGTTTCGCTATGTCACGCTAAAAAAAGCGCTAGCTGAATTTAGCGGCACGCCAACGGATGAGGCTGAAGCGATTGAGGCTTTGGGTTTGAAACCTAAATTGGTAACAGGTGAATTGCGGAATCTTAAAGTGACTTATCCGCAAGATTTAGTAGTGCTGACGGCATTGCTAGACAGTCAGTCTCTAACATAG
- the trxB gene encoding thioredoxin-disulfide reductase has protein sequence MATRHVKLLILGSGPAGYSAAVYAARANLKPVLITGIAQGGQLMTTTEVDNWPADADGVQGPELMERFQKHAERFNTEMIFDHIHTTHLTEKPIRLVGDSGEYTCDALIIATGASAKYLGLPSEEAFSGKGVSACATCDGFFYRNQEVAVIGGGNTAVEEALYLANIASKVTLVHRRDKFKAEAILVDKLMARVAEGKIVLETFNTLDEVLGDNTGVTGMRIKNVNDGTTKDIALQGVFIAIGHKPNTDIFEGQLDMEGGYIITQMGRGGNATATSVPGVFAAGDVQDHIYRQAVTSAGSGCMAALDAERYLDK, from the coding sequence ATGGCAACACGTCACGTCAAACTACTCATTTTAGGCTCTGGCCCTGCAGGTTACTCTGCTGCGGTATATGCCGCCCGCGCGAATCTTAAACCTGTACTCATCACAGGCATTGCACAAGGTGGTCAATTGATGACGACCACTGAGGTCGACAACTGGCCTGCTGATGCCGATGGCGTGCAAGGCCCAGAGTTGATGGAGCGCTTTCAAAAGCATGCTGAGCGCTTTAATACCGAAATGATTTTTGACCATATCCACACGACGCATTTGACTGAAAAGCCTATCCGTTTAGTAGGCGATAGTGGCGAATATACTTGTGATGCCTTGATTATTGCTACAGGCGCCTCAGCTAAGTATTTAGGTTTGCCAAGTGAAGAAGCTTTCTCAGGCAAAGGTGTTTCAGCATGTGCGACTTGCGATGGCTTCTTCTACCGCAATCAAGAAGTTGCAGTGATTGGTGGCGGAAATACGGCTGTTGAAGAAGCTTTGTATTTGGCTAACATCGCAAGCAAAGTCACCTTGGTACACCGTCGTGATAAGTTTAAAGCTGAAGCGATTTTGGTTGATAAATTAATGGCGCGTGTGGCTGAAGGCAAAATCGTCTTAGAAACATTCAACACGCTAGATGAAGTGCTAGGCGACAACACTGGCGTGACTGGCATGCGCATCAAAAACGTGAATGACGGCACCACTAAAGATATAGCGCTACAAGGCGTATTTATTGCGATTGGTCACAAACCAAATACTGACATTTTCGAAGGCCAACTCGATATGGAAGGTGGTTACATCATCACGCAAATGGGTCGTGGCGGCAATGCTACTGCAACTAGCGTTCCCGGTGTGTTTGCCGCAGGTGATGTGCAAGATCATATTTATCGCCAAGCGGTTACCAGCGCTGGTTCAGGTTGCATGGCTGCGCTAGATGCTGAACGATACCTCGACAAATAA
- a CDS encoding Smr/MutS family protein translates to MLNDTSTNKLLSAKKRLKQAEAAQKLAEQNAAKEIREKIADEASVFRDAVKDVKPFTAPPKDEYKLKPKPIPLQFIRDEQQALVDSLSDHYIPAHEIETGEELLYLRDGHSPDILSKLRRGHWVIQAKIDLHGLISDEARLYVSTFISDCKKRGIRCVRIVHGKGLGSRNREPVLKHKLRGWLMQKDEVIAYAEAKKQDGGSGAVIVLLKA, encoded by the coding sequence ATGCTGAACGATACCTCGACAAATAAGCTTTTAAGCGCAAAAAAGCGTTTAAAACAAGCAGAGGCAGCACAGAAACTAGCTGAACAAAATGCTGCAAAAGAAATCAGAGAAAAAATAGCTGATGAAGCCTCAGTTTTTCGTGACGCGGTAAAAGACGTCAAACCTTTTACCGCGCCACCAAAAGATGAATACAAACTAAAACCAAAGCCCATCCCACTGCAATTTATCCGCGATGAACAACAAGCCCTTGTTGACTCATTATCTGACCATTACATTCCAGCCCATGAAATTGAAACAGGTGAAGAGCTACTTTACCTGCGTGATGGCCACTCGCCTGACATTCTAAGCAAACTACGCCGCGGACATTGGGTAATTCAAGCCAAAATTGACTTACATGGCTTAATTAGCGATGAAGCAAGGCTCTATGTTTCTACCTTTATCAGCGATTGCAAAAAACGCGGCATCCGCTGCGTGCGCATCGTGCATGGCAAAGGCTTAGGCTCTCGCAACCGCGAACCTGTGCTAAAACACAAACTGCGCGGCTGGCTAATGCAAAAAGATGAAGTCATTGCCTACGCCGAAGCTAAAAAACAAGATGGCGGCAGCGGCGCAGTGATTGTGCTTCTAAAAGCTTAA
- a CDS encoding (2Fe-2S)-binding protein, with protein MTTQDDNLDDEVICTCSGTTRAKIKKLFNEGMDMEAISNWSGALSGCGGCEWDVEQYLKELAEQRVE; from the coding sequence ATGACCACTCAAGACGATAACTTAGACGATGAAGTCATCTGCACATGCAGTGGCACTACGCGCGCCAAAATTAAAAAACTGTTTAATGAAGGCATGGATATGGAAGCTATTTCCAATTGGTCTGGCGCCCTTTCAGGCTGCGGCGGCTGCGAATGGGATGTTGAACAGTATTTGAAAGAGTTGGCTGAGCAGAGAGTAGAGTAA
- a CDS encoding DUF1348 family protein: MTTNIETRPPIPPFTRETAIQKVRMAEDGWNSRDPQRVSMVYTFDSQWRNRAEFPKGRPEIVEFLTRKWAKEHDYRLIKELWAFDGNRVAVRFAYEWHDDAGNWFRSYGNENWQFDANGLMELRYASINDLPIKETDRKFFWSLGRRPDEHASLSELGL, from the coding sequence ATGACCACCAATATAGAAACTCGTCCACCAATCCCACCATTCACCCGTGAAACCGCCATTCAAAAAGTGCGCATGGCCGAAGATGGCTGGAACAGCCGTGATCCACAACGTGTGTCAATGGTCTATACCTTTGACTCACAATGGCGCAACCGCGCTGAATTTCCAAAAGGGCGTCCTGAAATCGTCGAGTTTTTAACCCGAAAGTGGGCAAAAGAACATGATTACAGATTAATCAAAGAGCTATGGGCATTTGATGGTAACCGTGTCGCCGTGCGTTTTGCTTATGAATGGCATGATGATGCTGGCAATTGGTTTCGCTCGTACGGCAACGAAAACTGGCAATTTGATGCCAATGGTTTAATGGAATTACGCTATGCCAGCATTAATGATTTGCCAATAAAAGAAACTGACCGTAAATTCTTTTGGTCATTAGGTCGCAGGCCTGATGAGCATGCGAGTTTGAGCGAGTTAGGCTTATAA
- a CDS encoding ABC transporter ATP-binding protein, which translates to MFKWFQNLASPFPDTLITTPSKNFWTFAWSCTHGLRPYLLGMTIFTGLIAAFEAALFAMMGKIVDWLSNVPKDLLWQNYMTELGALAIILILSTFFIVMQTMFKHQTLAANFPMRMRWNFHRLMLNQSMSFYQDEFAGRVSAKVMQTALAVRDVWFIVADIMVYVLVYFGSMVGIVAYFNSLIAIPFLVWLAAYVASLSYFVPRLSKTSRMQADARSLMTGRITDAYTNISTVKLFSHAGREGAYAKDAMREFIGTVHAQMQLVSMVEIINHALNMLLIIATSLSALYLWSKGQVSVGGVAAATAMSLRLNGISHWVMWEMTSLYEQVGTVQDGMNTLTMHNNISDAADAKPLQVAHGEIKFDSVNFNYGRGLDDGHQALLKNLQLNIKPGEKVGLVGRSGAGKSTIVNLLLRFYEVESGSILIDGQNVNRVTQNSLRENIGMVTQDTSLLHRSVRDNILYGRPDATEAEMISAAKRAEAHDFILSLQDAKGRTAYDAHVGERGVKLSGGQRQRIAIARVMLKDAPILLLDEATSALDSEVEQAIQASLYNLMKGKTVVAIAHRLSTIAAMDRLIVLDEGKIVEEGNHQALLKQGGLYASLWAHQSGGFLGE; encoded by the coding sequence ATGTTTAAATGGTTTCAAAACCTAGCTTCACCTTTCCCCGACACACTCATCACCACGCCATCCAAAAACTTTTGGACGTTTGCATGGAGTTGCACGCACGGTTTACGCCCATACCTGTTGGGCATGACAATTTTTACAGGCTTAATCGCTGCATTTGAAGCAGCTTTGTTTGCCATGATGGGCAAAATTGTCGATTGGCTAAGCAACGTGCCAAAAGATCTGTTATGGCAAAACTACATGACAGAATTAGGCGCTTTGGCGATTATTTTAATCTTGAGTACATTCTTTATAGTGATGCAGACCATGTTTAAGCATCAAACATTGGCAGCTAATTTTCCTATGCGCATGCGCTGGAATTTCCACCGCCTAATGTTGAATCAAAGCATGAGTTTTTACCAGGATGAGTTTGCCGGCCGTGTTTCTGCAAAAGTCATGCAAACTGCGCTGGCAGTGCGCGATGTGTGGTTTATTGTGGCCGATATTATGGTGTATGTTCTGGTGTACTTTGGCAGCATGGTGGGCATAGTGGCGTATTTTAACTCGCTCATCGCCATTCCATTCTTAGTTTGGTTGGCGGCTTACGTCGCTTCTTTAAGTTATTTTGTGCCACGTTTAAGCAAAACATCACGCATGCAAGCCGATGCACGTAGCTTAATGACAGGGCGTATTACAGATGCCTACACCAACATCAGCACAGTCAAGTTGTTTAGCCACGCAGGACGCGAAGGCGCTTATGCAAAAGATGCTATGCGAGAGTTTATTGGCACCGTGCATGCGCAAATGCAATTGGTGAGCATGGTGGAAATCATCAATCATGCTCTGAATATGTTGCTGATTATTGCCACCAGTTTAAGTGCGCTATATTTATGGAGCAAAGGCCAAGTGTCTGTAGGCGGCGTGGCAGCGGCAACTGCTATGTCACTGCGTCTAAACGGTATTTCGCACTGGGTCATGTGGGAAATGACGTCTTTATATGAGCAAGTTGGCACAGTGCAAGATGGCATGAACACGCTGACGATGCACAATAATATTAGCGATGCAGCCGATGCTAAACCGTTACAAGTAGCGCATGGCGAAATTAAGTTTGATTCGGTGAATTTTAACTATGGTCGAGGGTTGGATGATGGACATCAAGCGCTATTAAAGAACCTGCAATTAAATATTAAGCCAGGTGAAAAAGTAGGGCTGGTCGGTCGCTCTGGAGCGGGAAAATCAACCATTGTTAATTTACTATTGCGTTTTTATGAGGTAGAAAGTGGCAGTATTTTGATTGACGGTCAAAATGTGAATCGTGTCACACAAAATAGTCTCCGTGAGAACATCGGTATGGTCACGCAAGATACGTCGCTTTTACATAGAAGCGTGCGCGACAATATTTTATACGGCCGCCCCGACGCCACAGAGGCCGAGATGATTAGTGCTGCCAAACGTGCTGAAGCGCATGATTTTATTTTATCGCTGCAAGATGCAAAAGGGCGCACAGCTTACGATGCACACGTCGGCGAGCGCGGGGTCAAACTCTCTGGCGGGCAGCGTCAGCGTATTGCCATTGCGCGAGTCATGTTAAAAGATGCGCCGATTTTATTGTTAGATGAAGCTACCAGCGCCTTGGATTCAGAGGTTGAGCAAGCGATTCAAGCAAGTCTATATAATTTGATGAAAGGTAAAACAGTCGTGGCGATTGCGCACCGCCTATCAACTATCGCAGCGATGGATAGACTCATCGTTTTAGATGAAGGCAAAATCGTAGAAGAGGGCAATCACCAAGCACTGCTCAAACAAGGTGGTCTGTATGCAAGCCTATGGGCACATCAGAGTGGTGGTTTCTTAGGTGAGTAA
- a CDS encoding Dps family protein, with amino-acid sequence MDIGIKEKDRKAIAKGLSHLLADTYTLYLKTHYFHWNVTGPMFNTLHLMFEAQYTELALAVDLVAERIRALDVYAPGTYRDFAKLSSIKESESVPKAQDMIAELVAGHEAVCRTARSVFPAADAASDEATKDLLTQRLQLHEKTGWMLRSLLEK; translated from the coding sequence ATGGATATCGGCATCAAAGAGAAAGATAGAAAAGCGATTGCTAAAGGTTTATCACACCTTTTGGCGGATACATATACCTTGTATCTAAAGACGCATTATTTCCACTGGAATGTGACAGGGCCAATGTTTAACACCCTGCATTTGATGTTTGAAGCACAATATACCGAGCTTGCATTAGCTGTAGATTTAGTGGCAGAACGTATACGCGCATTAGACGTTTACGCGCCTGGTACGTACCGTGATTTTGCAAAACTATCGTCTATTAAAGAGTCTGAATCAGTGCCGAAAGCGCAAGACATGATTGCAGAATTGGTAGCAGGTCATGAAGCAGTTTGTCGCACAGCACGCAGTGTGTTTCCTGCAGCAGATGCAGCTTCAGACGAAGCAACCAAAGATTTGTTAACGCAACGTCTGCAGTTGCATGAAAAAACAGGTTGGATGCTACGCAGCTTGCTTGAAAAATAA
- a CDS encoding DNA translocase FtsK: MFFKKSTPVNARREAEVSQSHVIGTTLIKEAWWLILVLAGLFITVILFTYHREDPSWFNLSTNNTLIHNAGGYVGAKISALLLFLFGLSAWWWAILAFYAMWLVYLKLEAVNQSERPFLLFNFIGFALLLVASCALEAGHIVNLPAMLPDARGGMLGTALDTGLRSLFGYTGSSMLLLVMFVVGFSLFTGWSWIMITEKLGGAIISSYEYLKFKWQDRQDRQAGKVVEQERTEFVQTERKRVEAREPVFIEPPVLEVAKSERVQKEKQAPLFDSMPDSALPPLHLLDDPSGMVELPSAETLDFTSRLIERKLMDFGIEVKVLTAQPGPVITRFELEPAAGVKGSQVTNLIKDLARALSVVSVRLVETIPGKTCMGLEIPNPKRQIVYLSEIMGSQAYADVKSPLAISLGKDISGKPVVADLAKMPHVLVAGTTGSGKSVAINALILSWLYKADASQVRMILIDPKMLELSVYEGIPHLLAPVVTDMRQAANALNWCVAEMERRYKLMSSLGVRNLAGYNQKIRDAEKTGEKIPHPFSLTPDDPEPLMEMPLIVVVIDELADLMMVVGKKVEELIARLAQKARASGIHLVLATQRPSVDVITGLIKANVPTRISFQVSSKIDSRTILDQMGAEALLGQGDMLYMPPGTGYPVRIHGAFVSDQEVHKVVNYLKAQGEPNYIEGILSNEAEEGGADFADSGSSSSGGSEVDPLYDEAVGIVLKTRRASISGVQRQLRIGYNRAARLIEDMERAGLVSAMQSNGNREVLVPHHDS, translated from the coding sequence TTGTTTTTCAAAAAATCAACTCCTGTCAATGCTCGCCGTGAGGCAGAAGTGAGCCAGTCGCATGTGATAGGCACAACGCTGATTAAAGAAGCTTGGTGGCTAATTTTAGTATTAGCAGGGCTTTTTATTACGGTGATTCTATTTACTTATCATCGTGAAGATCCATCTTGGTTTAACTTATCTACGAACAATACGCTAATACATAATGCTGGTGGCTATGTAGGTGCAAAGATTTCTGCATTATTACTGTTTTTATTTGGTCTTTCAGCTTGGTGGTGGGCGATTCTGGCGTTCTATGCCATGTGGCTTGTTTACCTAAAATTAGAAGCGGTTAACCAAAGTGAAAGACCATTTTTGCTGTTTAATTTTATTGGATTTGCTTTATTACTTGTAGCTTCATGTGCATTGGAGGCTGGACATATTGTTAACTTGCCAGCAATGTTGCCAGATGCGCGTGGCGGCATGCTAGGCACAGCCTTGGATACTGGTTTACGTAGCCTGTTTGGCTACACGGGTTCTAGTATGTTGCTGTTAGTAATGTTTGTAGTGGGCTTTAGCTTATTTACTGGCTGGTCGTGGATTATGATCACTGAGAAATTGGGCGGCGCAATCATTTCAAGCTATGAATACCTAAAATTCAAATGGCAAGATAGACAAGATAGGCAAGCTGGCAAAGTAGTTGAGCAAGAACGTACTGAGTTTGTACAAACCGAGCGTAAACGTGTTGAAGCACGTGAGCCAGTATTTATTGAGCCACCAGTTTTAGAAGTCGCAAAAAGTGAGCGTGTACAAAAAGAGAAGCAGGCGCCGTTATTTGACTCTATGCCAGACTCAGCGCTGCCACCTTTGCATTTGCTTGATGATCCTTCTGGCATGGTCGAGCTTCCGTCAGCTGAAACTCTAGACTTTACATCGCGCTTAATTGAACGCAAATTAATGGACTTCGGCATTGAAGTTAAAGTGCTCACGGCACAGCCTGGCCCTGTGATTACTCGATTTGAGTTAGAACCTGCCGCTGGCGTAAAAGGTAGCCAAGTCACTAATTTAATTAAAGATTTAGCGCGCGCACTTTCTGTTGTGAGTGTGCGTTTAGTTGAAACGATTCCGGGCAAAACCTGTATGGGTTTAGAGATCCCTAACCCTAAACGCCAAATTGTCTATTTATCTGAAATTATGGGCAGCCAAGCTTATGCCGATGTGAAGTCACCACTGGCAATTTCACTTGGTAAAGATATTTCGGGCAAACCTGTGGTGGCCGATTTGGCAAAGATGCCGCACGTGCTGGTTGCGGGTACTACGGGTTCAGGTAAGTCTGTGGCGATTAATGCGCTTATTTTAAGCTGGTTGTATAAGGCTGATGCTAGTCAAGTGCGTATGATTTTAATCGACCCAAAAATGCTTGAGCTCTCCGTCTATGAAGGTATTCCGCATTTACTAGCCCCTGTGGTGACCGATATGCGTCAAGCTGCAAATGCGCTTAATTGGTGTGTGGCTGAGATGGAGCGCCGTTATAAATTGATGTCTAGTTTAGGTGTACGTAATCTAGCGGGTTACAATCAAAAAATTAGAGATGCGGAAAAAACAGGTGAAAAAATACCGCATCCATTTAGCTTAACGCCAGATGATCCTGAACCATTAATGGAAATGCCGTTGATTGTGGTGGTGATTGATGAGTTGGCAGATTTAATGATGGTGGTAGGCAAGAAGGTGGAGGAGTTGATTGCCCGTTTAGCACAAAAAGCACGCGCATCTGGTATTCATTTGGTGCTTGCGACGCAGCGTCCATCTGTGGACGTGATTACAGGCTTGATTAAAGCCAACGTGCCTACGCGAATTTCTTTTCAAGTTTCCAGCAAAATTGACTCGCGTACCATATTAGATCAAATGGGCGCGGAAGCCTTATTGGGGCAGGGTGATATGTTGTATATGCCACCTGGCACAGGTTACCCTGTGCGTATCCACGGCGCATTTGTGTCTGATCAAGAAGTGCACAAGGTGGTGAACTACCTCAAAGCGCAAGGTGAACCAAACTATATTGAGGGTATCCTAAGTAATGAGGCTGAAGAGGGCGGTGCAGACTTTGCTGATAGCGGCTCCAGCTCGAGCGGTGGTTCAGAGGTTGATCCGCTCTATGATGAAGCTGTTGGCATTGTACTTAAAACTCGCCGCGCCAGCATTTCAGGCGTGCAGCGTCAATTGCGCATCGGTTATAACCGTGCTGCGCGACTCATAGAAGACATGGAACGTGCAGGCCTAGTATCAGCCATGCAGAGCAATGGTAATCGTGAAGTATTAGTGCCGCATCACGATTCCTAA
- the lolA gene encoding outer membrane lipoprotein chaperone LolA, producing the protein MNKLKAALLSCLLILPLAANADGVSSLKKFYDETHAVKADFHQIVTDKQGQKIQEVYGEMQLKRPNKFRWDYHKPFEQQIISDGKQVWLYDTELAQVSVRELSKALGSSPAALLAGDDSLDKNFKLVNAFRKDGLDWVSTNPKDSDTGFNKISLAFKNDVLQEMDMIDSFGHQTKILFSNVVHNPVIEPKSFLFKPPPGVDVVGE; encoded by the coding sequence ATGAATAAATTAAAAGCTGCATTATTGAGCTGTCTGTTAATACTGCCGTTAGCCGCTAATGCCGATGGCGTGTCTAGCCTTAAAAAGTTTTATGATGAAACACACGCGGTTAAAGCGGATTTTCATCAAATCGTCACGGATAAACAAGGGCAGAAAATTCAAGAAGTCTATGGTGAAATGCAGTTAAAACGTCCGAATAAATTTAGGTGGGATTATCATAAGCCGTTTGAACAGCAAATCATCAGTGACGGCAAGCAAGTGTGGCTGTACGATACAGAGTTGGCGCAAGTTTCAGTGCGTGAGTTAAGTAAAGCGCTAGGCTCAAGCCCTGCAGCACTCTTAGCAGGTGACGATAGCCTAGATAAAAACTTTAAGTTAGTAAATGCATTTCGTAAAGATGGTCTTGATTGGGTAAGTACGAATCCTAAAGATTCTGATACTGGCTTTAATAAAATATCATTAGCTTTTAAAAATGATGTGTTGCAAGAAATGGACATGATAGACAGCTTTGGCCATCAAACCAAAATCTTATTTAGCAACGTCGTGCATAATCCTGTGATTGAGCCAAAGAGCTTTTTATTCAAGCCACCACCTGGCGTTGATGTTGTTGGTGAGTAA
- a CDS encoding replication-associated recombination protein A has translation MTNLFTPNQPEAPLAERLRPKTLDEVVGQSHLLAANKPLRLAFQSGKLPSMILWGPPGVGKTTLARLIANTAEADFIPISAVLSGIKDIREAVERAELILQQHGRKTILFVDEVHRFNKGQQDAFLPFVESGLITFIGATTENPSFEVNSALLSRAQVFVLNALSEAELSLLLDRAQQLVAENVKLADDVREQVLAYADGDARRLLNFVEGLFNAAEGAGVTEIDEAFLQTTMASKLRRFDKGGEAFYDQISALHKSVRGSNPDAALYWFLRMIDGGADPLYLGRRIVRMAIEDIGLADPRAQGMAIEACQIYERLGSPEGELALSNVVIYLAVAPKSNAAYNAYNQAKAFVAQDKSRPVPLHLRNAPTKLMKALDYGKEYRYAHHEPEAYAAGVDYFPDDLHDKNTVPQFYMPTPRGLEGKITEKLAHLRDLDKRELAKKAKK, from the coding sequence TTGACTAACTTATTCACACCAAATCAGCCAGAAGCGCCGCTAGCCGAGCGCTTGCGCCCTAAAACTCTTGATGAAGTGGTTGGGCAGTCGCACTTATTGGCCGCTAACAAACCACTGAGGCTGGCATTTCAATCGGGCAAGTTGCCCTCCATGATTTTGTGGGGACCACCTGGTGTAGGCAAAACAACTTTAGCCCGATTAATTGCCAATACCGCAGAGGCTGATTTCATCCCTATTTCTGCCGTATTATCGGGCATTAAAGACATTCGTGAGGCTGTAGAGCGCGCTGAGCTTATCTTGCAGCAACATGGTCGTAAAACTATATTGTTTGTGGATGAAGTGCATCGCTTTAACAAAGGACAGCAAGATGCATTCTTGCCGTTTGTAGAAAGTGGCTTAATCACTTTTATTGGTGCAACCACTGAAAATCCCTCATTTGAAGTAAACAGCGCTTTATTAAGCCGTGCGCAGGTTTTTGTACTCAATGCCTTATCTGAGGCTGAGTTATCGTTGTTACTAGATCGCGCTCAGCAATTAGTTGCTGAAAATGTCAAACTTGCTGACGACGTTCGCGAACAAGTGTTGGCTTATGCCGATGGCGATGCAAGACGCTTACTGAACTTTGTTGAAGGCTTATTTAATGCTGCTGAAGGTGCTGGCGTCACCGAGATTGATGAAGCCTTTTTGCAGACCACCATGGCGAGCAAGTTACGCAGATTCGATAAAGGCGGCGAAGCGTTTTACGACCAGATTTCCGCGTTACATAAATCTGTACGTGGCTCAAACCCAGATGCAGCTTTGTACTGGTTCTTACGCATGATAGATGGCGGTGCAGATCCCTTATACTTAGGTCGACGCATCGTTCGTATGGCCATTGAAGATATTGGCTTAGCGGATCCGCGCGCGCAAGGCATGGCAATTGAAGCTTGCCAGATTTACGAGCGACTAGGTTCGCCAGAAGGTGAGCTGGCGTTATCTAATGTGGTGATTTATTTGGCTGTTGCACCTAAAAGTAATGCCGCATATAACGCCTACAATCAAGCTAAAGCCTTTGTCGCACAAGATAAATCACGCCCAGTACCATTGCACTTAAGAAATGCGCCAACCAAGCTGATGAAAGCCTTAGATTACGGCAAAGAATACCGCTATGCACATCATGAACCAGAAGCCTATGCTGCAGGCGTGGATTATTTTCCAGATGATTTGCATGATAAAAATACCGTTCCGCAATTTTATATGCCCACACCGCGTGGCTTAGAAGGTAAAATTACGGAAAAATTGGCGCACTTAAGGGATTTGGATAAGCGCGAACTTGCAAAAAAAGCTAAAAAATAG